ATTTCATTTGAAATAAAAAGAGGAGAGAAGATATCTATAGTAGGGCTTAATGGTGCAGGCAAAACTACTCTAATTAAGCTTATATGTAGACTCTATCGCCCTACCTCAGGTCAAATATTTATAAACGGTCAAGATATTTTTGAATACGAGCATGAAAGCTATATGAAAAAAATCGCAGCTGTATTCCAGGACTATAAGCTTTTTGCCTTTAGTGTAGAGGAGAATATAACATGCCAAGAGTTAAATAAAGATGCTCATAGAACTATGGAGCTAATAGAAGAGGTTGGGCTAAAAGAAAAAATAAGCAACTTACCAGACGGAATTAAGTCTATGTTTGGAAAGGCATATGACGAAAAGGGAATAGAAATGTCCGGATGAGAGAGTCAAAAGATTGCTATAGCAAGGGCCCTATATAAAGATGCGTCCCTGGTCATATTAGATGAGCCTACATCTGCTCTTGACCCAATAGCTGAAGCAGATATTTACGAGAATTTCAATAATCTTGTAGGAGGTAAGACAGCAATCTATATTTCTCATAGAATGTCAAGTAGTGTTTTTTGCGATAAAATACTAATCATTGATGAAGGAAAAATCTCCGACTTTGACAGCCATGAAAATCTCATGGAGAAAAAAGATAGCCTGTATTATAAACTATTTCAATCTCAGGCAATTAACTACCAATTGAATTAATAAATAGCGCCTCAAAAACAGATCTTATCTGATATTTGAGGCGTTTTAATTAGCTGTTATGGCTACTATTATGACTAGTTGGTGTCATAAAATTGACAATTGATGACTTCTGTAGGATATTAATTATTACATAAGATATAATTGCATCTGCAAAGTGATGAAGCACAGTTCCAACCCCTGTAATAATAAGCAGATTATATACATCAAAATCTATAAAAGGCATTACTACAAGGACTTCGAGCAACCCATGTAATGGAGCTGTAATGGCAGAAACCTTTCCATAGGATACCCCTTTATTTATGAGCATTGAACCAGCAAGTCCAACAAAGACATGCATGAATGCCCTAGCTCCAACAAGTGGCCCAAGATTTAGAAAAAAACCAAGTGCAGATCCTAAACCTGTCATTATAGCTACCTTTGGACCTAATAACATAGATATGAACATAGGTACATGAGAACCGAGAGTAGCTGAAAATGGTGGAATTATTACTTTAAAAAAAACTGCAAAAGGAATGACAATAGCAAGTGCTGTTAATAGTGCTGCTATTGCTAATTTTTTTGTGTTCATTTGAACCCCTCCTATTTTTTTATTTTATTTAATATAAGAATAACAAGTGTATATACACCTGTCAATACTAATGTAAATACAAAGAATATTCTGACAACTATTCTTTCATGTAAATCCTATCAAAATGGATATTTTGACATTTTAGAGATAATGAACAGGAGGGATTATTAGGACACTTTTTTTGATAATTAAAGAGAAGTATGATAAAATAGTTCAATAATGAACTATTTATATAGGAGGAAATATGAATAAAAAGATTGAAATCAACAGAAATAACATTTTTTTAACATTTAACTGGAAATCAAAAAAACTGTATGAAAAATTGTTTTACCCCATATTGAAAGAATTTGGTTTATCACAAAATGAAGCCGATGTTCTTCTTTTTTTGTTTAATAACAAGCCGCTTGATACAGCAAAGGATATTGTAGAATATAGGGCTATTTCAAAATCTTTGATATCTAAATCAGTAGATTTATTGATTAAGAAAGGTTACCTATCTTCAGAGGTGGATAAAGTCGATAGAAGGAGTGTCCATTTAAAAATCAAACCTACAGCTATTCCTATAGTTGAAAAGCTGCATGAAATTCAAAAGGACTACTTTACTCTCCTTCTACGCAATGTTACAGATGAAGAATATGATGTGTTTGAAACTGTTTTGAGCAAAATATATAGAAATATTACAGATGAACTAGATAAAGGTAATTCTTTTAATACCTCTAATACTTATTCTGCCATTATTAATTGAGGATAAAGTTACAGCAGTTTTTCTTGCAGAGCCAGTAGCAGACTTTATAGCAGTGACAGTTACTGGAATAATGTTTACAATGCAGTTTAGAAAGATATTAAGAAAATTAAAAGAATAAATACTCCCTTTCAAGTTACATTATAGTAAAATTATAGGAATAAATAGTTTGAAATGCTATAATTAAATAATAACAAGAGAGTTAATATCTATAAATATTATCGGAACAGGAGGGGGATTATGGGGAATTATGCTGTAAAAAAGAAAAGGAATCTTAAGGAAAAAATAGGACTATTACTTTTTTTAATCTTAATTATCTGTATTATCTATGTAGCAGCTATGATTATTATTTCGCCAACAGAAGCAGAAAGTGATGCTGAGTATGTTAGGGTAAAAAGTGACTATGTGCTCTCCCTTTTACAATGTGCTCTAGGACTTATTGTTATGTTTATTCCATCAATTATAGAAAAGAAAATATCCATTGACATACCTGACAGTATGGAAATACTCTATTTTACTTTTTTATTCTCAGCCATAGTTTTAGGCGAAGTAAGGGATTTTTATTATGTTATACCTTATTGGGATAAAATACTTCATGCCTTTAGTGCAGGAATGCTTGCTTCACTAGGATTTGTCTTAGTAGCTATATTCAAAAAGACAGAACGATTGAAATACTATTTAAGCCCACTTTATATTGCTTTGTTCTCATTTTGCTTTGCATTGACAATAGGTGTTGTATGGGAGATTTACGAATACTTAGCTGACGGATTACTATCTCTTAATATGCAAAAATATGCATTAGCTGATGGTACAAAACTGATAGGTAGAGAAGCACTTGCAGACACAATGGATGACCTTATAGTAGACACTTTAGGGGCTTTAGTTATTACTATATTAGGATATTTTTCGCTAAAAAAGCAGGAGGATAGAAATCAAAATAGTAATTAATATTATTAAAGAAGATTTTATGATAAGGAGTGTTATTTTCATGAATAATAGAGCACATGTGAGGTATGACTTTGAAACACTTGTGGATAGAACAGATACAGGCTCAGCAAAGTGGGAACTAATAAAGGAATGGAATCCAAATGCATCAAAAGGAGTAGTTCCATTTTCAGTGGCTGACATGGAATTAAAGAATCCCCCTGAAATAGTGAAGGGGCTCCAAGAATATTTAGATTCAGCTATCTTAGGATATACTATTCCTACTGAAAGTTATTATAATGCAGTATGTGGCTGGATGAAAAAAAGACATAACTGGGATATAAGGCCAGAATGGATTGTTAATACACCTGGAGTTGTTACAGCTTTTTTTGCAGGAATTAAGACTCTCACAGAGCCTGGGGATGGCATTATTGTAATGTCACCAGTATATTATCCATTTTATCATGCAATAGAGAGAAATGACAGAAATATAGTGAAAAATCCGTTAATAAGTACAGGAACATCATATAAAATAAATTATGAAGACTTAGAAGAGAAAGCTAAAGACCCGAAGAATAAGGTATTATTGTTCTGTAGTCCTCATAATCCAACTGGTAGAGTTTGGACAAAAGAGGAGCTAGAAAAAGTAGCAGATATATGTCTAAGAAACAATGTGTTTATCATTTCAGATGAGATACATAATGATCTCATTATGCCGGGTCATAAACATACAGTATTTGCTACTATTTCTGAAGAAGTGAAAAATAATATGATAGTATGTACAGCACCAAGCAAGACCTTTAACATAGCTGGCTTACAGAATTCAAATATTATTATACCAAATCAAAATATTAGAGAAAGATATAATAAGGTTCTTGAGTCAAATGCCATAGGACTAGTAAATATGATTGGTTTGAAAGCCTGTGAAATAGCTTATACTCAATGTGAAGACTGGCTGGAACAGTTAATAGAATTAATATATCACAATCACTTAGAGCTAAAAAAATATATCCAAGAGAATATTCCACAGATTAAAGTTTATGACTTGGAAGGCACCTATCTTCAATGGTTAGATTTTAATGCTTTTGGATTAAGTAACGAACAGCTAGAAGAATTGATGCACAAAAAAGCAGAATTATATTTTGACGAAGGATATGTATTTGGGGAAGAAGGTAGTGGATTTGAAAGGTGGAATATCGCTTGTCCGACTCAGGTCATGATGGAAGGATTAGAGAGACTAAAAAAGGTATTTGCTAAATAGCGAATACCTTTTCTTCTGAAACAGATAATAGAAAATCTTTAAAACTCTTTTCAAAAGGGTTTAACTCGTGTTGCTTTCTTTTAATAAATGCATAGCTGTATTTAAGACTTGATTTAGCATCAAAGTCATCTAGCCTAATTTCCTTAAATAGATTTCTTTCTATCTCAAATTGTATGCAGCTTCTAGGGAGAAAACTAAAACTTCTATTGTTAAAAATAAATGATTTAATAATGTCTATACAATTGCTATATAGTAGTACATTAAGTTCTTTTAGATCATAGCCATTGGCTTTTGTAAATTCCTTAATAAGTCTATAGTCAGTACAACACTTATCTCTTATAACAAGAGGTGCTTTTAGAAATTCGTCCTTGCACATAGAATCTTTGGGATAGGACGAGTGAGTAAAAAATACAAGCTCATCATCACAGAATTTTTTTTCCTCTAA
The sequence above is drawn from the Proteiniborus sp. DW1 genome and encodes:
- a CDS encoding MarR family transcriptional regulator gives rise to the protein MNKKIEINRNNIFLTFNWKSKKLYEKLFYPILKEFGLSQNEADVLLFLFNNKPLDTAKDIVEYRAISKSLISKSVDLLIKKGYLSSEVDKVDRRSVHLKIKPTAIPIVEKLHEIQKDYFTLLLRNVTDEEYDVFETVLSKIYRNITDELDKGNSFNTSNTYSAIIN
- a CDS encoding ECF transporter S component → MNTKKLAIAALLTALAIVIPFAVFFKVIIPPFSATLGSHVPMFISMLLGPKVAIMTGLGSALGFFLNLGPLVGARAFMHVFVGLAGSMLINKGVSYGKVSAITAPLHGLLEVLVVMPFIDFDVYNLLIITGVGTVLHHFADAIISYVIINILQKSSIVNFMTPTSHNSSHNS
- a CDS encoding MalY/PatB family protein, whose translation is MNNRAHVRYDFETLVDRTDTGSAKWELIKEWNPNASKGVVPFSVADMELKNPPEIVKGLQEYLDSAILGYTIPTESYYNAVCGWMKKRHNWDIRPEWIVNTPGVVTAFFAGIKTLTEPGDGIIVMSPVYYPFYHAIERNDRNIVKNPLISTGTSYKINYEDLEEKAKDPKNKVLLFCSPHNPTGRVWTKEELEKVADICLRNNVFIISDEIHNDLIMPGHKHTVFATISEEVKNNMIVCTAPSKTFNIAGLQNSNIIIPNQNIRERYNKVLESNAIGLVNMIGLKACEIAYTQCEDWLEQLIELIYHNHLELKKYIQENIPQIKVYDLEGTYLQWLDFNAFGLSNEQLEELMHKKAELYFDEGYVFGEEGSGFERWNIACPTQVMMEGLERLKKVFAK